The following are from one region of the Rhipicephalus microplus isolate Deutch F79 chromosome 1, USDA_Rmic, whole genome shotgun sequence genome:
- the LOC119159441 gene encoding proton-coupled folate transporter isoform X1, producing the protein MLQIKMGLQITVEPVVFLFFATMHLEMSAVQDIINTKCCFRHLNTTNVADCHSAQNQTRTDIKAEASLWIAFYYGTMSVLTLICGMWVGSWNDRFGRKRPMLVPLIGGMASVLNFIFLSHFLDSSVSFVMISAVLIGISTGSLGIISSCFGYLTDVTPFQSRSRRISILEAMNFTGGAFGMYLVGGLLKSSTYEVIFLVELFIYAVAVFYVLLVIRDKVPTETSIDSGVEHPGIFSFRHVKDMAMTVFRLRDHGNRGHIILLLLAAFAMFYGLAAQIYLTYTFLTDEPLRWTASHYSFLQGVNIAVEGVALLVVLPLAYRFLNISDAFAGLLGSLSRFLGLLWLGLCTKTSMVYFIPVLFVFSEFTSPSIRALLSKIVAVDEKGKAFAVMSALQSFAMFTGSLLFNGLYPATSKFFKGFGFEFAAALQLIPIGILLYLYFRFRREAPYAEIEGESMSSNIVES; encoded by the exons ATGTTGCAGATCAAAATGGGTCTACAGATCACAGTGGAACCAGTGGTGTTTTTATTCTTTGCCACCATGCATCTGGAGATGAGTGCCGTTCAAGATATTATAAACACCAAGTGCTGCTTCAGACACCTCAACACAACTAATGTTGCGGATTGTCACTCGGCCCAAAACCAGACGCGCACCGACATCAAAGCCGAAGCCTCCCTGTGGATTGCTTTCTACTATGGAACAATGTCTGTGCTGACTCTGATCTGTGGTATGTGGGTTGGATCATGGAATGACCGCTTTGGTCGCAAGCGGCCCATGCTTGTTCCCCTTATCGGTGGGATGGCAAGCGTGCTAAACTTCATTTTCCTCTCACACTTCCTCGATAGCAGTGTGTCTTTTGTCATGATCAGTGCCGTACTAATTGGCATATCTACTGGAAGTTTGGGAATAATATCCAGCTGCTTTGGCTACCTGACCGATGTGACACCTTTCCAGTCTCGCAGTCGACGAATTTCAATACTTGAAGCCATGAATTTCACTGGAGGAGCGTTTGGAATGTACCTTGTTGGAGGCCTGCTCAAGTCAAGTACTTATGAAGTGATCTTCCTGGTTGAACTCTTCATCTATGCTGTTGCCGTCTTCTATGTCTTGCTTGTCATCCGTGACAAAGTGCCCACAGAAACAAGCATTGACAGCGGAGTGGAGCATCCTGGAATATTCTCTTTTCGGCATGTGAAGGACATGGCAATGACTGTGTTCAGGCTGCGAGACCATGGGAACAGAGGCCATATCATACTGCTgcttcttgctgcttttgcgatgTTCTATGGCCTAGCAG CCCAGATCTATTTGACGTACACCTTCTTGACCGATGAGCCGCTACGCTGGACAGCAAGTCATTACAGTTTCCTGCAGGGAGTCAATATTGCAGTGGAAGGTGTAGCCCTTCTGGTGGTGCTGCCTTTGGCTTACCGCTTCTTGAATATTTCTGACGCATTTGCTGGCCTCCTAGGATCACTGTCAAGGTTCTTGGGTCTCTTGTGGCTTGGCCTGTGCACAAAAACATCTATGGTCTACTTCA TTCCGGTGCTTTTCGTCTTCAGTGAGTTTACAAGCCCTTCGATTCGTGCATTGCTGTCAAAGATCGTAGCTGTCGATGAAAAAG GCAAAGCTTTCGCTGTGATGAGTGCTCTGCAGTCATTTGCAATGTTCACGGGATCATTGCTCTTCAACGGTCTCTACCCAGCCACATCAAAGTTTTTTAAAGGTTTTGGTTTTGAATTTGCTGCAGCTCTGCAACTCATCCCCATAGGAATACTTCT GTACCTATACTTCCGATTCAGAAGAGAAGCACCGTATGCTGAAATTGAGGGTGAAAGCATGAGCTCTAATATTGTGGAGAGTTAA
- the LOC119159441 gene encoding proton-coupled folate transporter isoform X2: MGLQITVEPVVFLFFATMHLEMSAVQDIINTKCCFRHLNTTNVADCHSAQNQTRTDIKAEASLWIAFYYGTMSVLTLICGMWVGSWNDRFGRKRPMLVPLIGGMASVLNFIFLSHFLDSSVSFVMISAVLIGISTGSLGIISSCFGYLTDVTPFQSRSRRISILEAMNFTGGAFGMYLVGGLLKSSTYEVIFLVELFIYAVAVFYVLLVIRDKVPTETSIDSGVEHPGIFSFRHVKDMAMTVFRLRDHGNRGHIILLLLAAFAMFYGLAAQIYLTYTFLTDEPLRWTASHYSFLQGVNIAVEGVALLVVLPLAYRFLNISDAFAGLLGSLSRFLGLLWLGLCTKTSMVYFIPVLFVFSEFTSPSIRALLSKIVAVDEKGKAFAVMSALQSFAMFTGSLLFNGLYPATSKFFKGFGFEFAAALQLIPIGILLYLYFRFRREAPYAEIEGESMSSNIVES; this comes from the exons ATGGGTCTACAGATCACAGTGGAACCAGTGGTGTTTTTATTCTTTGCCACCATGCATCTGGAGATGAGTGCCGTTCAAGATATTATAAACACCAAGTGCTGCTTCAGACACCTCAACACAACTAATGTTGCGGATTGTCACTCGGCCCAAAACCAGACGCGCACCGACATCAAAGCCGAAGCCTCCCTGTGGATTGCTTTCTACTATGGAACAATGTCTGTGCTGACTCTGATCTGTGGTATGTGGGTTGGATCATGGAATGACCGCTTTGGTCGCAAGCGGCCCATGCTTGTTCCCCTTATCGGTGGGATGGCAAGCGTGCTAAACTTCATTTTCCTCTCACACTTCCTCGATAGCAGTGTGTCTTTTGTCATGATCAGTGCCGTACTAATTGGCATATCTACTGGAAGTTTGGGAATAATATCCAGCTGCTTTGGCTACCTGACCGATGTGACACCTTTCCAGTCTCGCAGTCGACGAATTTCAATACTTGAAGCCATGAATTTCACTGGAGGAGCGTTTGGAATGTACCTTGTTGGAGGCCTGCTCAAGTCAAGTACTTATGAAGTGATCTTCCTGGTTGAACTCTTCATCTATGCTGTTGCCGTCTTCTATGTCTTGCTTGTCATCCGTGACAAAGTGCCCACAGAAACAAGCATTGACAGCGGAGTGGAGCATCCTGGAATATTCTCTTTTCGGCATGTGAAGGACATGGCAATGACTGTGTTCAGGCTGCGAGACCATGGGAACAGAGGCCATATCATACTGCTgcttcttgctgcttttgcgatgTTCTATGGCCTAGCAG CCCAGATCTATTTGACGTACACCTTCTTGACCGATGAGCCGCTACGCTGGACAGCAAGTCATTACAGTTTCCTGCAGGGAGTCAATATTGCAGTGGAAGGTGTAGCCCTTCTGGTGGTGCTGCCTTTGGCTTACCGCTTCTTGAATATTTCTGACGCATTTGCTGGCCTCCTAGGATCACTGTCAAGGTTCTTGGGTCTCTTGTGGCTTGGCCTGTGCACAAAAACATCTATGGTCTACTTCA TTCCGGTGCTTTTCGTCTTCAGTGAGTTTACAAGCCCTTCGATTCGTGCATTGCTGTCAAAGATCGTAGCTGTCGATGAAAAAG GCAAAGCTTTCGCTGTGATGAGTGCTCTGCAGTCATTTGCAATGTTCACGGGATCATTGCTCTTCAACGGTCTCTACCCAGCCACATCAAAGTTTTTTAAAGGTTTTGGTTTTGAATTTGCTGCAGCTCTGCAACTCATCCCCATAGGAATACTTCT GTACCTATACTTCCGATTCAGAAGAGAAGCACCGTATGCTGAAATTGAGGGTGAAAGCATGAGCTCTAATATTGTGGAGAGTTAA